A DNA window from Streptomyces asoensis contains the following coding sequences:
- a CDS encoding beta-N-acetylhexosaminidase: MDLPPPELALVPHPRRLVVRSGRFRLDAGTALRVAPGAEPAAHLLRALLAPATGLPLPAAADGTVVLAVDSALSGLGDEGYGLTVSPQGVLLRAARPAGLLNAVQTVRQLLPYEALSALPVRGRVWELPAVEITDVPRHRWRGSMLDVARHFQPLSYLLRYVDLMALHKLNVLHLHLTDDQGWRMPVAAYPRLTEVGGRRTQSQIGPAGGDRFDGRPHGGWYTRAELTRLVGYAAERGITVVPETEAPGHVRAALAAHPELGTDPDRRLDVWTRWGVCENVLGVEDHVLDFFRTVLDEVMDVFPSPYVHLGGDECPVTEWEHSPAARARAVREGLPGPHALHGWFLTRLTEHVVRAGRRPVAWAENGVLLPRECVVTIWRDPAHAWAAARRGHEVVHADHRTTYFDYPQRHGPLEPPGQPGLVVDLRTVYGLDLAPPEEDASAARILGAQGQLWTEFVDTAEHIEYLTYPRLCALAERVWDGTADWEAFSRRLAGHRERLDALGVPHAPHTTRPGTPAGPRTMHPRSA; the protein is encoded by the coding sequence GTGGACCTGCCGCCCCCCGAACTCGCCCTCGTTCCCCACCCCCGCCGACTCGTCGTACGCTCCGGCCGTTTCCGGCTCGACGCAGGCACCGCGCTGCGCGTCGCGCCCGGGGCCGAACCGGCGGCCCACCTGCTGCGCGCCCTCCTCGCCCCCGCCACCGGACTGCCCCTGCCCGCCGCCGCCGACGGCACGGTCGTCCTGGCCGTGGACAGCGCGCTGAGCGGACTCGGCGACGAGGGCTACGGCCTGACCGTCAGCCCGCAGGGTGTCCTGCTGCGGGCCGCCCGCCCGGCCGGCCTGCTCAACGCCGTGCAGACGGTGCGCCAACTCCTGCCGTACGAAGCGCTGTCCGCGCTGCCGGTGCGCGGCAGGGTGTGGGAACTGCCCGCCGTGGAGATCACCGATGTGCCCCGGCACCGCTGGCGGGGCAGCATGCTCGACGTCGCCCGGCACTTCCAGCCGCTGTCCTACCTCCTGCGGTACGTCGACCTGATGGCGCTGCACAAACTCAACGTGCTCCATCTGCACCTGACGGACGATCAGGGCTGGCGGATGCCGGTCGCCGCCTACCCGCGGCTCACCGAGGTCGGCGGACGGCGGACGCAGTCCCAGATCGGACCGGCGGGCGGCGACCGCTTCGACGGGCGCCCGCACGGCGGCTGGTACACCCGGGCCGAGCTGACCCGGCTGGTCGGGTACGCGGCCGAACGCGGCATCACGGTGGTGCCGGAGACCGAGGCGCCGGGCCATGTCCGCGCCGCGCTCGCCGCCCACCCCGAACTCGGCACGGACCCGGACCGCCGCCTGGACGTGTGGACGCGCTGGGGCGTCTGCGAGAACGTGCTCGGCGTCGAGGACCACGTCCTGGACTTCTTCCGCACGGTCCTCGACGAAGTGATGGACGTCTTCCCCTCGCCGTACGTCCACCTCGGCGGCGACGAGTGCCCCGTCACCGAGTGGGAACACTCCCCGGCGGCCCGCGCCCGGGCCGTCCGCGAGGGCCTGCCCGGGCCCCATGCCCTGCACGGCTGGTTCCTCACCCGTTTGACCGAGCACGTCGTCCGGGCGGGCCGCCGTCCCGTGGCCTGGGCCGAGAACGGCGTGTTGCTGCCCCGCGAGTGCGTCGTGACGATCTGGCGCGACCCGGCCCACGCCTGGGCCGCCGCCCGCCGCGGCCACGAGGTGGTGCACGCCGATCACCGCACCACCTACTTCGACTACCCCCAGCGCCACGGCCCCCTCGAACCCCCCGGCCAGCCCGGACTCGTCGTGGATCTGCGGACGGTGTACGGCCTCGACCTCGCGCCACCCGAGGAGGACGCGTCCGCCGCACGGATCCTCGGCGCGCAGGGCCAGCTGTGGACCGAGTTCGTCGACACCGCCGAGCACATCGAGTACCTCACCTACCCGCGGCTGTGCGCGCTCGCCGAACGGGTCTGGGACGGCACCGCCGACTGGGAGGCCTTCAGCCGCCGTCTGGCCGGACACCGCGAACGCCTGGACGCCCTCGGCGTGCCCCACGCCCCGCACACCACCCGCCCCGGCACCCCCGCAGGCCCCCGGACGATGCACCCGCGCAGCGCCTGA
- a CDS encoding DNA gyrase subunit B, translating into MLYDAADIEVLEGLAAVRRRPGMWVGSTGERGLHQLVLDVTGRAVNEVLAGGGGRVDVTLTADGGVRVTDDAAGVPFEDTGDGAAPGLEAQLTSLRAGTGPERGPHIAFLGHFDSGLFVANALSGRLTAEARYGGVRHVQEYVRGVAADPPAAAGPATGSGTTVSFWPDTGIFETTRYSFVVLAERFRQVAFLNRGLEMSLTDERPAGGPRKVRFRFPGGVSDFVAALAAETGAGVDPEVIAFEREIPRMAGTLEAALTWHGPAGERLRGFANSLFTREGGTHLDGFRDGVAGAVTDWARGRGLLTAREAGPGAERIGEGLTAIVSVKLEQPEFLGAVRGLLGGAEVRVCVAEAVREQLGGWFEEHPDRAAAIVDRIVRHPHTP; encoded by the coding sequence ATGCTGTACGACGCTGCCGACATCGAAGTGCTGGAGGGCCTGGCGGCCGTTCGCAGGCGTCCTGGGATGTGGGTGGGTTCGACCGGTGAACGCGGCCTGCACCAGCTGGTTCTCGACGTCACCGGCCGGGCGGTGAACGAGGTCCTGGCCGGGGGCGGCGGCCGGGTCGACGTCACGCTCACCGCCGACGGCGGGGTACGCGTCACGGACGACGCGGCGGGGGTCCCCTTCGAGGACACCGGGGACGGCGCGGCTCCCGGTCTCGAAGCGCAGTTGACGAGCCTGCGCGCCGGAACCGGACCGGAGCGCGGCCCGCACATCGCGTTCCTGGGGCACTTCGACTCGGGGCTTTTCGTCGCCAACGCCCTGTCCGGCCGGCTGACGGCCGAGGCACGGTACGGGGGAGTCCGCCACGTACAGGAGTACGTCCGCGGCGTCGCTGCGGACCCGCCGGCCGCCGCGGGCCCCGCGACCGGGAGCGGGACCACGGTCTCCTTCTGGCCGGACACCGGGATCTTCGAGACGACGCGGTACTCCTTCGTCGTGCTCGCGGAGCGGTTCCGGCAGGTCGCCTTCCTCAACCGGGGGCTGGAGATGTCGCTGACGGACGAACGCCCGGCGGGCGGGCCGCGCAAGGTGCGGTTCCGGTTCCCGGGCGGGGTGAGCGACTTCGTGGCCGCCCTCGCCGCCGAGACGGGGGCGGGCGTCGATCCGGAGGTGATCGCCTTCGAGCGGGAGATCCCGCGGATGGCGGGCACCCTGGAAGCCGCCCTCACGTGGCACGGTCCGGCCGGGGAGCGGCTGCGCGGCTTCGCCAACAGCCTGTTCACCCGCGAGGGCGGGACACACCTCGACGGCTTCCGCGACGGGGTGGCGGGCGCGGTCACCGACTGGGCGCGCGGCCGCGGCCTGCTGACGGCGCGGGAGGCCGGCCCCGGCGCCGAGCGGATCGGCGAGGGACTCACCGCGATCGTGTCGGTGAAGCTGGAGCAGCCCGAATTCCTCGGTGCCGTGCGGGGGCTGCTCGGCGGCGCCGAGGTGCGCGTCTGCGTGGCCGAGGCCGTCCGGGAGCAGCTCGGCGGCTGGTTCGAGGAGCACCCGGACCGGGCCGCGGCCATCGTCGACCGCATCGTCCGGCACCCCCACACGCCCTGA
- a CDS encoding carbohydrate ABC transporter permease, translating to MRRLPLHLAATLTVAICLFPVYWMVSTAFKPSPDIQTYHPRLVPRRWTLEHFRTAVDADGFGLFWRNSVLVTLGAVLLALVVALGAAYAVARMRWRGRRQFMLAVFIAQMAPWESLIIPVYIISRDTGMLDRLPTLTLVYFMITLPFTVVVLRGFIAGIPPELEEAAQVDGCTRAAAFRKVALPLLAPGLMATSLFGFITAWNEFTYANFLIIKQQDSRTLPVWLSSFQSTFGTDWGATMAASTLFALPALIIFLALQRHVTAGLASGGVKG from the coding sequence CTGCGCCGGCTGCCCCTGCACCTGGCCGCCACCCTCACCGTGGCCATCTGCCTCTTCCCCGTGTACTGGATGGTGTCGACCGCGTTCAAGCCGTCACCGGACATCCAGACCTACCACCCCCGACTCGTGCCGCGACGCTGGACGCTGGAGCACTTCCGCACCGCCGTGGACGCGGACGGCTTCGGCCTCTTCTGGCGCAACAGCGTCCTCGTCACCCTCGGTGCCGTGCTGCTCGCCCTGGTGGTGGCGCTCGGCGCCGCCTACGCCGTGGCCCGGATGCGGTGGCGCGGGCGACGCCAGTTCATGCTCGCGGTGTTCATCGCGCAGATGGCGCCCTGGGAGTCGCTGATCATCCCGGTCTACATCATCTCCCGCGACACCGGCATGCTGGACCGGCTGCCGACGCTGACCCTCGTCTACTTCATGATCACCCTGCCGTTCACCGTGGTCGTGCTGCGCGGCTTCATCGCGGGCATCCCGCCCGAACTGGAAGAGGCCGCGCAGGTCGACGGCTGCACCCGCGCCGCGGCCTTCCGCAAGGTCGCCCTGCCCCTGCTGGCGCCCGGCCTGATGGCCACCTCGCTGTTCGGCTTCATCACGGCCTGGAACGAGTTCACCTACGCCAACTTCCTCATCATCAAGCAGCAGGACAGCCGCACGCTGCCGGTCTGGCTCTCCTCGTTCCAGTCGACGTTCGGCACCGACTGGGGAGCCACCATGGCCGCCTCCACGCTCTTCGCCCTGCCCGCGCTGATCATCTTCCTGGCGCTCCAGCGCCATGTGACCGCCGGCCTGGCCTCAGGAGGAGTCAAGGGCTGA
- a CDS encoding cellulose binding domain-containing protein — MTIRLTPGRGRPALAFSALLGSAVLTALPALPAQASAAAGSVAVQYRTSATGATADQSEPWLKVRNTGSSTVQLNQVKVRYYFKADSASAGYRFACSWAVRGCAGITGTFGTLAHPTATADRYLEIGFTPAAGTLTPGTDTGDMQLRFYQANWQTLRQSDDYSFNGGQTSYADWNKVTAQLSGATVWGTAPAGDDPTDPTDPTDPPGGGQTLFDDFSYTSHTDPAIAAHGWNIRSDSGGPGVPGATWDPSKVTFTASGGNSVMNLETSTAGTSDSTRQTEILTQATKFRNGTYAARVKFSDAPRSGPDGDHLVQTFFTINDLKAPMADDYAEYDFEYLPNGGWGEPSNILYTTSWETYDPDPWQAVNQHTEARQSYAGWHDLVVTIDNSAITYYIDGQLFGTHDARYLPERPMSINFNQWLIDLAGRTSTTARAYDQQVDYVLHVKDQVLTPAQVTARVAAYRGAGTAFVDEVPAS; from the coding sequence ATGACGATCCGCCTCACACCCGGCCGCGGCCGGCCGGCCCTGGCGTTCTCCGCCCTGCTGGGCAGCGCCGTCCTGACCGCCCTGCCCGCCCTGCCCGCCCAGGCGTCCGCCGCCGCGGGCTCCGTCGCCGTCCAGTACCGCACCAGCGCCACCGGGGCCACCGCCGACCAGTCCGAGCCGTGGCTCAAGGTGCGTAACACCGGCTCCTCGACCGTCCAGCTGAACCAGGTCAAGGTGCGCTACTACTTCAAGGCGGACTCGGCGTCCGCCGGCTACCGCTTCGCCTGTTCCTGGGCGGTGCGCGGCTGTGCCGGGATCACCGGCACCTTCGGCACGCTCGCCCACCCCACCGCCACCGCCGACCGCTATCTGGAGATCGGCTTCACCCCGGCCGCGGGCACCCTGACGCCGGGCACCGACACCGGGGACATGCAACTGCGCTTCTACCAGGCGAACTGGCAGACGCTGCGGCAGAGCGACGACTACTCCTTCAACGGCGGCCAGACCTCCTACGCCGACTGGAACAAGGTCACCGCCCAGCTGTCCGGCGCCACGGTCTGGGGCACGGCCCCCGCGGGCGACGACCCCACGGACCCGACCGACCCGACGGATCCGCCCGGCGGGGGACAGACCCTGTTCGACGACTTCTCGTACACCTCCCACACCGACCCGGCGATCGCCGCGCACGGCTGGAACATCCGCTCCGACTCCGGCGGCCCGGGCGTGCCCGGCGCCACCTGGGACCCCTCGAAGGTGACCTTCACCGCCTCGGGCGGCAACTCGGTGATGAACCTCGAGACCTCCACCGCGGGCACCTCCGACTCCACCCGGCAGACCGAGATCCTCACGCAGGCCACGAAGTTCAGGAACGGGACCTACGCGGCGCGGGTCAAGTTCTCCGACGCCCCGAGGTCGGGCCCCGACGGGGACCACCTGGTGCAGACGTTCTTCACCATCAACGACCTCAAGGCGCCCATGGCCGACGACTACGCCGAGTACGACTTCGAGTACCTCCCCAACGGCGGCTGGGGCGAGCCGTCGAACATCCTCTACACGACGTCCTGGGAGACCTACGACCCCGATCCCTGGCAGGCCGTCAACCAGCACACCGAGGCGCGGCAGAGCTACGCGGGCTGGCACGACCTGGTGGTGACGATCGACAACAGCGCCATCACCTACTACATCGACGGGCAGCTCTTCGGCACCCACGACGCCCGGTACCTGCCCGAGCGCCCGATGTCGATCAACTTCAACCAGTGGCTGATCGACCTCGCGGGCCGGACGTCCACCACCGCGCGCGCCTACGACCAGCAGGTCGACTACGTCCTGCACGTCAAGGACCAGGTGCTCACCCCGGCCCAGGTCACCGCGAGGGTCGCCGCGTACCGGGGCGCGGGCACGGCCTTCGTGGACGAGGTCCCGGCCTCCTGA
- a CDS encoding carbohydrate ABC transporter permease, which yields MSTVRERSLPGSAGRSPARRMVQAPSRRPPRRDPGRAGPWPYLLIAPAVLGMLYLLVYPLVRAVLISFQDFRLRQLIVGDAEFVGLRNYRTLLSDPQFWEVVRRTFLFMAVDVVVIMALSTLVSLMVERLGRIVRTLVLSSLVLVWAVPVVAATTVFQWLFHSEFGIVNETLTGLGLSSFESYPWFAHGGTAFTIVVVLIVWQSVPFAAVTLYSALVTVPAELYESARMDGAGPVRIFRSVTFPLIRPIFMLVLSLEVIWTFKAFVQIWVMTRGGPGGATTILPVYAVQTALAGQRYDLGSAASMITVLLMSGVLVLYFRQLFRQEGEHL from the coding sequence GTGTCGACCGTCCGTGAGCGGAGCCTGCCGGGCTCCGCCGGCCGCAGTCCGGCCCGGCGCATGGTCCAAGCCCCCTCCCGCCGGCCCCCGCGGCGCGACCCCGGTCGCGCCGGACCCTGGCCCTACCTGCTGATCGCCCCGGCCGTCCTGGGCATGCTGTACCTCCTGGTCTATCCGCTGGTGCGGGCCGTCCTGATCTCCTTCCAGGACTTCCGGCTGCGGCAACTGATCGTCGGGGACGCCGAGTTCGTCGGCCTGCGCAACTACCGCACCCTGCTGTCCGACCCGCAGTTCTGGGAAGTGGTGCGCCGCACCTTCCTGTTCATGGCGGTCGACGTCGTCGTCATCATGGCGCTGTCCACCCTGGTCTCCCTCATGGTGGAGCGGCTCGGCCGGATCGTGCGCACCCTCGTGCTCAGCTCACTGGTGCTGGTCTGGGCGGTGCCGGTGGTGGCCGCGACCACCGTCTTCCAGTGGCTGTTCCACTCCGAGTTCGGGATCGTCAACGAGACGCTCACCGGCCTCGGGCTCTCCTCCTTCGAGAGCTACCCCTGGTTCGCCCACGGCGGCACCGCGTTCACCATCGTGGTCGTCCTGATCGTCTGGCAGTCCGTGCCGTTCGCCGCCGTCACCCTCTACTCGGCCCTGGTCACCGTCCCCGCCGAACTGTACGAGTCGGCCCGTATGGACGGCGCGGGACCCGTACGGATCTTCCGCTCGGTGACGTTCCCGCTGATCCGGCCGATCTTCATGCTGGTCCTCTCGCTCGAAGTGATCTGGACCTTCAAGGCGTTCGTGCAGATCTGGGTGATGACCCGCGGCGGACCGGGCGGCGCCACCACCATCCTCCCCGTGTACGCCGTGCAGACCGCGCTCGCCGGCCAGCGCTACGACCTGGGATCCGCCGCCTCCATGATCACCGTCCTGCTGATGAGCGGCGTCCTCGTCCTCTACTTCCGCCAGCTGTTCCGTCAGGAGGGCGAGCACCTGTGA